TTTGCTAGTAATAATAAAGTCAAGTTAACTTTTTACATGCGTCTTTAAGAGGACAAGCATGACAATTAGGCTTACTAGGTCTGCAGTAAGTTCTCCCTATGAGTATCAACAGTTTATGAGCTATTAATCTGTCTTCGGGCGGGAAAACCTCCATTAGTTTCAGTCTAATAATTTCATAGCTATCTTTTTGATTTACTAAACCAAATCTTTTTACAACCCTTTCAATATGCCTATCAATCGCAAATGTTTCATTATATCCAATGTGAAGAAGTATAACATCTGCAGTTTTAGGACCTATCCCATAAATGCTCATTAAAGACTTTCTAGGGTCTTCTTCCTCAAGAACCTTTCTTATATCCCCATTCCAAAAATTTATAACTTTATTAGCAAGATTTAAAATATATCTGGACTTGCTCTTCTTTAAACCTGATAAGGATATAACCGACTCTAAAACTTCCGATTCAAGAGAGAGAATACCATGAGGAGTGACCCTGCCACCAAGCTCCTCTTTTAAACAAATAAAAGCTTTAATAGCATTCACATCAGAGGTATTCTGAGAGAGAATTGTAGCAACTGCCACCTCAAAAGGATCAGAGGAAATAGAACTAGAGAAAACCCCTTTAAGATTAAGTCCCTTGAGAATATCTCTCAAATTCATGACTTATCACATAAACCCTTAACTGGAGCCATTATTTTCATACCATTAGATAAGGTCAAAACAATCCTTAAAACGCCCAAGTCCAGAGATTTTGAGTCTTCCCAATGACACCACAAATTGTAAACCTTACGGCCATAGACTTTAAGATAAAGAGAACCATCATACGCGCTTAAAAGCCTTCCATTTTCATCAGTGACTGCTATAACAGGACAACCATCTCCAAGATAAGTATTCCAACTAGCTAAAGAATTGGTAGTGGAATAAAGTTCTATACCAGTTATAATACCGTTTCCCTCAAGTACAAGCTTTAGATGAAGGTCTGGTTTAGAATCTCCCTTTATCTCCTCAGAAACTGAAACATAATCCTCTGATCCAATTCCTGAAATAGCACATTCCCTTACAGTAATTGGATATTTATAAATTTCTTCTTTCTTAACAGGAAAATCTACCTTCCTTCCGTCAGAAAGCCAGAGAAAAACTTTATATGAATATTCTTCGCGCGTCATTACTCCAGAATCACAAACATAAAGATTAAGAGTATCTTCCCCTTTGACTGGAATGTTTATACTTCCTGAAGGAAGGTTCAGAAACTTACCTGACTTATCTAAAACAGCTATAGCTGGTATCCCATCACCAGGGATTGTATTCCAAGAGGTAATGTTGTTTTTACCATACCCTCTTACTTCAATAGCTTTTATAGCAACTCCAACCCCTTCAACCTCTATCAAAAATCTCCCATCTCTAAAACCATCAGGGCCAATCTCTTCAGAAAAATTAACATGATCATAATCAGAAATGCCATAAAATAAAGCATCCTTAATCCTAAAGAAGCTTTTCTCAGGCAAAGCTGGTTTCAGTTCCCAGCTATAAAACTCAGCAGCTGATGAATACTCACCAATCGACTTAGCAAAAAAGCCTATATATTTAAATAGTTCTTCCTTAAGGTTAAGCTTACCAAGAAATTCCCAATCTCCATCTAAATCAGCTTTAAAATAAAAACTGATTTCATTCTTGCTTTTCCTAACTTTCAAAAGACC
This DNA window, taken from Synergistota bacterium, encodes the following:
- a CDS encoding endonuclease III, which codes for MNLRDILKGLNLKGVFSSSISSDPFEVAVATILSQNTSDVNAIKAFICLKEELGGRVTPHGILSLESEVLESVISLSGLKKSKSRYILNLANKVINFWNGDIRKVLEEEDPRKSLMSIYGIGPKTADVILLHIGYNETFAIDRHIERVVKRFGLVNQKDSYEIIRLKLMEVFPPEDRLIAHKLLILIGRTYCRPSKPNCHACPLKDACKKLT